Below is a genomic region from Erigeron canadensis isolate Cc75 chromosome 7, C_canadensis_v1, whole genome shotgun sequence.
TTTTCAACTGCAAGGTTAACATTTGAGGAGTAGGATCCTGAGGCATTGGAAAAGATACGAGTTGCAGCCTCCCTAACATCGACACCGAGGGTCTCAGCCTGCTCCAGTGCGTGCTTTCTCACATAATTTTGCTCCAATGGTTCGTCGAGCTCAGCCACCATCTTCACTGCCCGGTCCAAAAGGTTCATCTGTGAAAGCATATCACATATTGCATTAGTATACCTGGGAAAGGAAACAAACTATAAGAGCATTTGAAGTTAATCATTGTGGTACCTGGTTAATGAAGAGATCCCTGAAGACCCCAGAGCAATTCACAACAACATCAATTCTAGGCCTTCCGAGCTCTTCAAGACTGACTGGCTCAACTCTGTTGACTCGGCCCAATGAGTCTGCAACTGGCCTACAACCAATCATCCAGAGTACCTGACCAAGGGACTCACCATAAGTCTTGATATTATCTGTTCCCCACAAGACCAATGCAACTGTCTCTGGGAACTTTCCTCCATTATCAGCCTTTTGCCTCTCGAGCAGCCTGTCCACGACCACCATTGCACTCTGCATAGCTGCTGTGGTTGGGATTGCTTGTGGGTCCAACGCATGAATGTTCTTTCCCGTGGGTAAAACCTTTGGGTTTCTGATTGGATCTCCACCAGGACCCGGCTCTACATACTTGCCTTCCAAAGCTTGCTTCAAGCTACCCAACTCATTGTCAGCTATAATGAGCTTTAAGCAGTCGCCCAAGAACTGGAACAAAACCCTAAGCTTCTCCCTATCTGCTCTATAGAACTTGGTGTCAGACAAGTACTGAATCCATGGCTCGTTTAGACCAAACCCAAGGATCGAGCTCAGTTTACCCGATGTGTCAACTACTTGACCTTTACTGTTGGTTGACCTCTGCACAAAAGCAGAAACAGCCCCACGAGACACCTCTGTAATCGTCTTTAACAACTCCACGTCTTTCAGGACTCCCTTATCACTGCTTCTGTAAACATCTTCTATCTGTCTACCAACTGTCTCGGCCAGTATTGAGGGAAGTGAAGAGATTCCTTCTTCTGGGCGGTCTAGGCCTGCAATATTGACCAAAGTGGCAACAGCCTCCATCGCTGTTGGGGGCTCACCGATAACATGAAGCCCACATGGCAATAATCTTGACTCAATCTCCATGATCTTGGAGTAAACCTTTCCAACAACAAGATCACGTTCCTTGCTTGGAAGCTCCACGCCTTCTTCTGGTAGGTCCACATCTTTGTCAAGATTGCATTGCTTAGCCGTACTAATGATTGAACTCACAATCTGTTGGCCACGGCCCGTATCTTTGAGAGACTGATAAGATGAAATCAACTCACTCAGCTGCTTCAAACCCTTGTAAAGACCAGCATTTTCAGCAGGTGGAGTCAAATAACTTATGGTATTGGCATAACTTCTTCTCTTGGCAATGGTGGCTTCTGAGGGATTATTAGCTGCATAATAGTAAACATTGGGAATGTTCCCAATGAGACTGTCAGGGAAACAAGCATCACTCATCCCGACTTGTTTCCCAGGCATGAACTCTAACGACCCGTGGGTTCCAAAATGAAGAACTGCATCAGCTTTGAAGATTTTCTCAACATATGAGTAATAAGCTGCAAATCCATGATGTGGGCTAGCCGATTTAGAGAAAAGTAGCCTCATGGGATCACCCTCGTATCCGAATGTAGGCTGGACACCAATGAAGACATTTCCATATTGCTTTCCGTACACCAAAAGGTTCTCACCATCAGAGTTCAAGTTCCCTGGAGGCTTTCCCCAGTTCTCTTCCAATGCTGTGGCGTATGGAGTCAACTGCTGGTACTCTCTTACTCCCATCTTATATGCAACATTCAAATTTGGACTACTGAACTGTGCCTCTTTATCATGTAGAATGTCTTCAATCAGATCTGCAGAAGTTTCTGGAAGGCCCTCCACATTGTAACCGTCTCTTTTGAGGTCTTGTAGAACAGCGAAAATGGATGCAAATACATTCAGGTAAGCAGCTGTTCCAACATTGCCTTTGTCTGGTGGGAAACTGAACACGGTAATTGCCACCCTCTTCTCAGTCTGCAAGTTTTAATCCGAAATTTTACATTATGTTCTGTTCATTattatcaaaagaaaacaaacaactAAATATTATTCAGCAACAAATATTAGTGAGAACTAAGCTTTTCAAGTTTTTCAACTTAACTTCCTCTAGGGAGTTTCTAATTGCATAAGAGATAAATATTGCCCTTGGATAATTAGCTCTGTTGCAACTAGTATGAAACTATTTATTTGTCTTTCAGCaattagaaacatatatataaaatttctgTCTATCCAAACattaaaatttgattaaatttgcAACTTTAAGTTCTCTGcttaatattaaaaagaaataacataTCTGAGAGCCAAAGTACCTTTGTTTTCCTCTTCAGATCTGCCCATCTAATTGCTCTAGTACACAGTTGCTCCACTCTCTTGTGAAGTGCATGTGATTTTcctgaaaaaaatattattgtaaGGTACTTGTCCTACAACTTCTACTTCTGATATGTTTTAAACAAAGTTATGGGTAAATGGTATCGGGTGACGTTAAGGAGAAAAGGGTTCTTGTGGTGGTTCGGGTTTCCGAATTCTAACCTCTGGAAAAGGTTCTTATAGcgaaaaaaatatatgcatgaTTGTGGTAGTCACAGTGTATACATCATTCTTTACACTTTgat
It encodes:
- the LOC122606819 gene encoding magnesium-chelatase subunit ChlH, chloroplastic encodes the protein MASLVSTPFTIPTNKVDNFSQKHYFLHSFLPKKSSSNLHSKTQSFGVKCAVAGNGLFTQTTQEVRRIVPENKQGLPVVKIVYVVLEAQYQSSLSAAVMTLNKTNKFASYQVVGYLVEELRDKNNYESFCLDLEDANIFIGSLIFVEELALKVKAAVETQRDRMDAVLVFPSMPEVMRLNKLGSFSMSQLGQSKSPFFQLFKNKKKSSAGFSDQMLKLVRTLPKVLKYLPSDKAQDARLYILSLQFWLGGSPDNLVNFVKMISGSYVPALKGMDIAYSDPVVFLDNGIWHPLAPCMYDDVKEYLNWYDTRRDTNANLKKSNAPVVGLILQRSHIVTGDESHYVAVIMELEAKGAKVIPIFAGGLDFSGPIEKYLVDPITKKPFVNSVVSLTGFALVGGPAKQDHPRAIEALMKLDVPYLCALPLVFQTTEEWLNSTLGLHPIQVALQVALPELDGGLEPIVFAGRDPRTGKSHALHKRVEQLCTRAIRWADLKRKTKTEKRVAITVFSFPPDKGNVGTAAYLNVFASIFAVLQDLKRDGYNVEGLPETSADLIEDILHDKEAQFSSPNLNVAYKMGVREYQQLTPYATALEENWGKPPGNLNSDGENLLVYGKQYGNVFIGVQPTFGYEGDPMRLLFSKSASPHHGFAAYYSYVEKIFKADAVLHFGTHGSLEFMPGKQVGMSDACFPDSLIGNIPNVYYYAANNPSEATIAKRRSYANTISYLTPPAENAGLYKGLKQLSELISSYQSLKDTGRGQQIVSSIISTAKQCNLDKDVDLPEEGVELPSKERDLVVGKVYSKIMEIESRLLPCGLHVIGEPPTAMEAVATLVNIAGLDRPEEGISSLPSILAETVGRQIEDVYRSSDKGVLKDVELLKTITEVSRGAVSAFVQRSTNSKGQVVDTSGKLSSILGFGLNEPWIQYLSDTKFYRADREKLRVLFQFLGDCLKLIIADNELGSLKQALEGKYVEPGPGGDPIRNPKVLPTGKNIHALDPQAIPTTAAMQSAMVVVDRLLERQKADNGGKFPETVALVLWGTDNIKTYGESLGQVLWMIGCRPVADSLGRVNRVEPVSLEELGRPRIDVVVNCSGVFRDLFINQMNLLDRAVKMVAELDEPLEQNYVRKHALEQAETLGVDVREAATRIFSNASGSYSSNVNLAVENSSWNDEKQLQDMYLSRKSFAFDSDTPGAGMSEKRKVFEMALSTAEATFQNLDSSEISLTDVSHYFDSDPTNLVGSLRKDGKKPNAYIADTTTANAQVRTLSETVRLDARTKLLNPKWYEGMLSSGYEGVREIEKRLTNTVGWSATSGQVDNWVYEEANTTFIQDEEMLNRLMNTNPNSFRKLLQTFLEANGRGYWETSEDNIEKLRALYSEVEDKIEGIDR